One stretch of Variovorax sp. TBS-050B DNA includes these proteins:
- the era gene encoding GTPase Era codes for MNDAINSTADAQEPADGPNAGGPQHCGLVAIVGKPNVGKSTLLNALVGQKISITSRKAQTTRHRITGMRTLGANQFVFVDTPGFQTLHANALNKSLNKTVQGAVGDVDLILFVVEAGSFTAADERVLKLLGKGIPTVLLANKLDNVHRRGDIAPWLQSMQQKHPFAEFVPMSAKNPKDVERLFGICEKYLPEQPWFYAEDELTDRSEKFLAGELVREKLFRLTGDELPYTSTVVIDKFEEEAPQKKGQKRLLRIAATIVVERDGHKAMVIGDKGERIKRIGMETRVELEKLADAKVFLELWVKVRSGWADDEARVRSFGYE; via the coding sequence ATGAACGACGCTATCAATTCAACAGCAGACGCCCAGGAACCCGCCGACGGCCCGAACGCGGGTGGTCCGCAGCATTGCGGCCTGGTGGCCATCGTCGGCAAGCCCAACGTGGGCAAGTCGACGCTGCTCAACGCGCTGGTGGGCCAGAAGATCAGCATCACCTCGCGCAAGGCGCAGACCACGCGCCACCGCATCACCGGCATGCGCACGCTGGGCGCGAATCAGTTCGTGTTCGTGGACACGCCGGGCTTCCAGACCCTGCATGCCAACGCGCTCAACAAGTCGCTCAACAAGACCGTGCAGGGCGCGGTAGGCGACGTGGACCTGATCCTGTTCGTGGTCGAGGCCGGCAGCTTCACCGCGGCCGACGAGCGGGTGCTCAAGCTGCTCGGCAAGGGCATCCCGACCGTGCTGCTCGCCAACAAGCTCGACAACGTGCACCGCCGCGGCGACATCGCGCCCTGGCTGCAGTCGATGCAGCAGAAGCATCCCTTCGCCGAGTTCGTGCCGATGTCGGCCAAGAACCCGAAGGACGTCGAGCGCCTGTTCGGCATCTGCGAGAAATACCTGCCCGAGCAGCCCTGGTTCTACGCCGAGGATGAACTGACCGACCGCAGCGAGAAGTTCCTCGCGGGCGAACTGGTGCGCGAGAAGCTGTTCCGCCTGACCGGCGACGAGTTGCCCTACACCTCGACGGTGGTGATCGACAAGTTCGAGGAAGAAGCGCCCCAGAAGAAGGGCCAGAAGCGCCTGCTGCGCATCGCAGCGACCATCGTGGTGGAGCGCGACGGCCACAAGGCCATGGTCATCGGCGACAAGGGCGAGCGCATCAAGCGCATCGGCATGGAAACCCGCGTCGAGCTCGAGAAGCTGGCCGACGCGAAGGTGTTCCTCGAGCTGTGGGTGAAGGTGCGTTCGGGCTGGGCCGACGACGAGGCCCGCGTGCGCTCGTTCGGTTACGAATGA
- the rnc gene encoding ribonuclease III, translated as MDGGLVALQERLQHSFSDARLLQLALTHRSFSADHNERLEFLGDSVLNLAVSHLLYIRLSALPEGDLSRVRANLVKQDTLHRLAVDLALSPLLRLGEGEARSGGPNRPSILADALEALIGAVYLDAGFAAAEALVHRLYESVEINPRMQAVAKDPKTELQEWLQGHKMKLPVYRVAGTLGAAHKQTFDVECEVPELGLRERGIGGSRRAGEQAAAAAMLIRLKARRAA; from the coding sequence GTGGACGGTGGCCTCGTTGCGCTGCAGGAGCGCCTCCAGCATTCGTTTTCCGACGCGCGGCTGCTCCAGCTCGCGCTGACGCATCGCAGCTTTTCCGCCGACCACAACGAGCGCCTCGAGTTCCTCGGCGACTCGGTGCTCAACCTGGCGGTATCGCACCTGCTCTACATCCGCCTGTCGGCGCTGCCCGAGGGCGACCTGTCGCGCGTGCGCGCCAACCTCGTCAAGCAGGACACCCTGCACCGCCTGGCGGTGGATCTGGCGCTCTCGCCGCTGCTGCGGCTCGGCGAGGGCGAGGCGCGTTCGGGCGGGCCGAACCGGCCTTCGATCCTCGCCGACGCGCTCGAGGCGCTGATCGGCGCCGTGTACCTGGACGCCGGCTTTGCCGCGGCAGAGGCCCTGGTCCATCGGCTCTACGAGTCGGTCGAGATCAACCCGCGCATGCAGGCCGTGGCCAAGGATCCCAAGACCGAATTGCAGGAATGGCTCCAGGGCCACAAAATGAAGTTGCCGGTGTATCGCGTGGCGGGCACGCTCGGCGCAGCGCACAAGCAGACCTTCGATGTCGAGTGCGAGGTGCCGGAGCTGGGCCTGCGCGAGCGCGGCATCGGTGGCTCGCGCCGCGCCGGCGAGCAGGCTGCCGCGGCGGCGATGTTGATCCGGCTCAAGGCGCGCAGAGCCGCGTGA
- a CDS encoding DUF4845 domain-containing protein produces MKANRFNRGAKASRQRGISFIGLVFVAVVLACVGVVVAQVIPTLIEYQAIQKAANKAKEGTTVPEVRAIFDRAQAIDDFKSVSGKDLEIRKEGEKVVVSYAYEREIPLFGPAYLVLKYKGEAR; encoded by the coding sequence ATGAAAGCAAATCGGTTCAACCGCGGCGCCAAGGCATCGCGGCAGCGCGGCATTTCGTTCATCGGCCTGGTGTTCGTCGCCGTGGTGCTGGCATGCGTCGGCGTCGTCGTGGCGCAGGTCATTCCGACGCTGATCGAGTACCAGGCCATCCAGAAGGCCGCCAACAAGGCCAAGGAAGGCACCACCGTGCCCGAGGTTCGCGCCATCTTCGACCGGGCGCAGGCGATCGACGACTTCAAGTCGGTCTCCGGCAAGGACCTCGAGATCCGCAAGGAGGGCGAGAAGGTGGTCGTCTCGTACGCCTACGAGCGCGAGATCCCGCTGTTCGGCCCGGCCTACCTGGTGCTCAAGTACAAGGGCGAGGCGCGCTGA
- the lepB gene encoding signal peptidase I, with protein sequence MAFITSLVLAAFCGYVGAWYFGAIEGNFALLLFLATVVTGLYWLAERFYFLPRRERAAAALDESLAERNARLAGQGITQVDTVDPKASERLLMQPWWLDWTAGLFPVILVVFLLRSFLYEPFKIPSGSMMPTLLTGDLILVNKFTYGLRLPVINTKITEGTPLARGDVVVFRYPPKPSMDYIKRVVGIPGDEVAYLNKKLTINGQPVSKEPMPDYLDGDSMRLLRQYTENLGGKQHRLLNDDAGSTFVQGATDFPFRENCRYSVEGVVCKVPPGNYFMMGDNRDNSADSRFWGFVPDKNIVGRAFFVWMNFGDLGRIGPFQ encoded by the coding sequence ATGGCATTCATCACTTCCCTGGTCCTCGCGGCCTTCTGCGGCTACGTCGGGGCCTGGTATTTCGGCGCGATCGAAGGCAACTTCGCGCTGCTGCTGTTCCTCGCCACGGTGGTGACCGGCCTCTACTGGCTGGCCGAGCGCTTCTACTTCCTGCCGCGCCGCGAACGGGCCGCCGCCGCCCTCGACGAGTCGCTGGCCGAGCGCAACGCGCGCCTGGCGGGGCAGGGGATCACCCAGGTCGACACGGTCGATCCGAAGGCGAGCGAGCGCTTGCTGATGCAGCCCTGGTGGCTGGACTGGACGGCCGGGCTGTTCCCGGTGATCCTGGTGGTGTTCCTGCTGCGCTCGTTCCTGTACGAGCCGTTCAAGATCCCGTCGGGCTCGATGATGCCGACGCTGCTCACCGGCGACCTGATCCTGGTCAACAAGTTCACCTACGGCCTGCGCCTGCCGGTGATCAACACCAAGATCACCGAAGGCACGCCGCTCGCCCGCGGCGACGTGGTGGTGTTCCGCTACCCGCCCAAGCCGAGCATGGACTACATCAAGCGCGTGGTCGGCATTCCGGGCGACGAGGTGGCCTACCTCAACAAGAAGCTCACCATCAACGGCCAGCCGGTGTCCAAGGAGCCGATGCCCGACTACCTCGACGGCGATTCGATGCGCCTGCTCCGGCAGTACACCGAGAACCTCGGCGGCAAGCAGCACCGGCTGCTCAACGACGACGCCGGTTCGACCTTCGTCCAGGGCGCGACGGACTTTCCGTTCCGCGAGAATTGCCGCTACTCGGTCGAAGGCGTGGTGTGCAAGGTGCCGCCCGGCAATTACTTCATGATGGGCGACAACCGCGATAATTCGGCCGACTCGCGTTTCTGGGGATTCGTGCCCGACAAGAACATCGTGGGAAGAGCGTTCTTCGTCTGGATGAATTTCGGCGACCTGGGTCGCATCGGTCCATTCCAATAA
- the lepA gene encoding translation elongation factor 4 — protein sequence MNHIRNFSIIAHIDHGKSTLADRLIQRCGGLAEREMEAQVLDSMDIEKERGITIKAQTAALHYKARDGQVYNLNLIDTPGHVDFSYEVSRSLSACEGALLVVDASQGVEAQTVANCYTALDLGVEVVPVLNKIDLPNADLDNARTEIEDVIGIDATDAIPCSAKTGVGIDDILEAIVHRMPAPRGNPDGPLRAMIIDSWFDPYVGVVMLVRVVDGRLAKGDRIKMMASGAMYNADNVGVFTPANEPRASLEAGEVGYIIAGIKELQAAKVGDTVTLIKPGTGGAAATATEALPGFKEIQPQVFAGLYPTEASEYDSLRDALEKLKLNDSSLRYEPEVSQALGFGFRCGFLGLLHMEIVQERLEREFDQDLITTAPSVVYQVVKNDGEVLMVENPSKMPDVGRMSEIREPIVTVHLYMPQEYVGAVMTLANQKRGVQMNMAYHGRQVMLTYEMPLGEIVLDFFDKLKSVSRGYASMDYEFKEYRASDVVKVDILLNGEKVDALSIIVHRSQSQFRGRAVVSKMREIISRQMYDVAIQAAIGANIIARETIKALRKNVLAKCYGGDITRKKKLLEKQKAGKKRMKQIGSVEVPQEAFLAILQVED from the coding sequence ATGAATCACATCAGAAATTTCTCGATCATTGCGCACATCGACCACGGCAAGTCGACGCTCGCAGACCGCTTGATCCAGCGCTGCGGCGGCCTCGCGGAACGCGAGATGGAAGCGCAGGTGCTCGACTCGATGGACATCGAAAAAGAGCGTGGGATAACCATCAAGGCACAGACCGCCGCGCTGCACTACAAGGCGCGCGACGGGCAGGTCTACAACCTCAATCTGATCGACACGCCGGGCCACGTCGACTTCTCGTACGAAGTGAGCCGCTCGCTGTCGGCATGCGAAGGCGCGCTGCTCGTGGTCGACGCATCGCAGGGCGTCGAGGCGCAGACGGTCGCCAACTGCTACACCGCGCTCGACCTCGGCGTCGAGGTGGTGCCGGTGCTCAACAAGATCGACCTGCCGAATGCCGACCTCGACAACGCGCGCACCGAGATCGAGGACGTGATCGGCATCGACGCGACCGACGCGATCCCGTGCTCGGCCAAGACCGGCGTCGGCATCGACGACATCCTCGAGGCCATCGTGCACCGCATGCCCGCGCCGCGCGGCAACCCCGACGGCCCGCTGCGCGCGATGATCATCGACAGCTGGTTCGATCCGTACGTGGGCGTGGTGATGCTGGTGCGGGTGGTGGACGGCCGGCTCGCGAAGGGCGACCGCATCAAGATGATGGCGTCGGGCGCGATGTACAACGCCGACAACGTGGGCGTGTTCACGCCGGCGAACGAGCCTCGCGCGTCGCTCGAGGCGGGCGAGGTGGGCTACATCATCGCCGGCATCAAGGAGCTGCAGGCGGCCAAGGTCGGCGACACGGTGACGCTGATCAAGCCGGGCACGGGCGGTGCCGCGGCGACCGCGACCGAGGCGCTGCCGGGCTTCAAGGAAATCCAGCCGCAGGTTTTCGCCGGCCTCTACCCGACCGAGGCGAGCGAGTACGACTCGCTGCGCGACGCGCTCGAGAAGCTCAAGCTCAACGATTCCTCGCTGCGCTACGAGCCCGAGGTGAGCCAGGCGCTGGGCTTCGGCTTCCGCTGCGGCTTCCTCGGCCTGCTGCACATGGAGATCGTGCAGGAGCGGCTGGAGCGCGAGTTCGACCAGGACCTGATCACGACCGCGCCGAGCGTGGTCTACCAGGTCGTCAAGAACGACGGCGAGGTCCTCATGGTCGAGAACCCGTCCAAGATGCCCGACGTCGGCCGGATGAGCGAGATCCGCGAGCCGATCGTGACCGTGCATCTTTATATGCCGCAGGAATATGTGGGCGCCGTCATGACGCTCGCCAACCAGAAGCGCGGCGTCCAGATGAACATGGCCTACCACGGCCGGCAGGTGATGCTGACCTACGAGATGCCGCTCGGCGAGATCGTGCTCGACTTCTTCGACAAGCTGAAATCGGTCAGCCGCGGCTACGCGTCGATGGACTACGAGTTCAAGGAGTACCGCGCCTCCGACGTGGTCAAGGTCGACATCCTGCTCAACGGCGAGAAGGTCGACGCGCTCTCGATCATCGTGCACCGCAGCCAGTCGCAGTTCCGCGGCCGGGCGGTGGTCTCGAAGATGCGCGAGATCATTTCGCGCCAGATGTACGACGTGGCGATCCAGGCGGCCATCGGGGCCAACATCATCGCGCGTGAGACAATCAAGGCGCTGCGCAAGAACGTGCTGGCCAAGTGCTACGGCGGCGACATCACCCGCAAGAAGAAGCTGCTCGAGAAGCAGAAGGCGGGCAAGAAAAGAATGAAGCAGATCGGCTCCGTCGAGGTCCCGCAAGAGGCCTTCCTCGCGATTCTGCAAGTCGAAGACTGA